The following proteins come from a genomic window of Lolium rigidum isolate FL_2022 chromosome 5, APGP_CSIRO_Lrig_0.1, whole genome shotgun sequence:
- the LOC124653501 gene encoding protein MALE DISCOVERER 2-like, with amino-acid sequence MEAWSTRVAQFLLFSFVLGQRHGSCASLGEEGRATRFREGIQGDPSGSLSNSGEKNHYPWFELGCSDHGRPLASLVEGNKVSTEISAELQDRTMISEVLADGGQQSCRKCLTKTIQSTTLRKLLQTGWQQDSTSASNQRHRSHHPMSPSPSPSQPETKSSVSHLAIYALCIGGALGLVVIASIMYLISRRKKDNTVIPWATGLSGQLSKAFVTGVPSLGRSELEAACENFSNVIGTESDCALYKGTLSSGVEIAVASSPVKSPEEWLAWSEEQFRNKISLLSKVNHKNFMNLLGYCACDDEPFTRMMVFEYAPCGSLFEHLHIREAEHLDWPTRLRIIMGVTYCLEHMNQLDPPFTPRTLNSSSIYLTEDYAAKLSDTEFSMQTTDQDSIVYKFGILLLEIISGRLPFSEDHGLLVLWASSYLDGKRPLSAMPDPMLRASSSVPDEDLAALCDVVRLCINRDTEKRPSMNEVASLMKGVIRLSPEQTTPRNNPLWWAELEIISTEST; translated from the exons ATGGAAGCCTGGAGCACTAGGGTGGCTCAGTTCTTGCTGTTCTCCTTCGTTTTGGGTCAGAGGCATGGGTCTTGTGCCTCCCTCGGTGAAGAAG GACGAGCTACGAGATTCAGAGAAGGAATACAAGGGGATCCAAGTGGATCCTTATCGAATTCAGGAGAAAAGAATCACTACCCTTGGTTTGAACTGGGGTGTTCGGATCATGGCAGACCACTGGCCTC CTTAGTCGAGGGAAACAAGGTGTCAACTGAAATTTCTGCAGAGCTGCAAGATCGTACCATGATTTCAGAGGTTTTAGCTGATGGAGGGCAACAGTCATGCAGAAAATGCTTAACAAA AACCATACAGAGTACCACTCTGAGGAAACTCCTACAGACAGGGTGGCAGCAAGACTCAACATCCGCGTCCAACCAGCGACATCGCAGCCATCATCCCATGTCCCCTTCCCCTTCGCCGTCGCAACCTGAAACCAAGTCTTCTGTATCTCATTTGGCTATCTACGCGTTGTGCATCGGTGGAGCACTTGGCCTGGTGGTTATAGCCTCTATCATGTATCTAATCTCCCGTAGAAAGAAAGATAACACCGTCATTCCATGGGCTACCGGGCTGAGTGGACAGCTAAGCAAAGCCTTTGTGACAG GTGTTCCTTCTTTAGGAAGGTCCGAACTCGAGGCAGCGTGTGAGAATTTCAGCAATGTGATTGGTACTGAATCTGACTGTGCATTGTACAAGGGAACTCTGTCAAGTGGAGTTGAAATAGCAGTTGCCTCCAGTCCAGTTAAGTCTCCCGAAGAATGGTTGGCTTGGTCTGAGGAACAATTTAGGAACAAG ATCTCTCTGCTGTCCAAAGTGAACCATAAGAACTTCATGAACCTACTTGGTTATTGCGCATGTGATGACGAGCCATTCACCAGGATGATGGTGTTTGAGTATGCTCCATGTGGTTCCCTCTTTGAGCATTTGCACA TTAGAGAAGCAGAACACCTGGACTGGCCTACTCGGCTCCGCATCATCATGGGAGTAACATACTGCTTAGAGCACATGAACCAACTAGACCCTCCTTTTACCCCAAGAACACTGAACTCCTCATCCATCTACCTGACCGAAGACTACGCAGCCAAGCTCTCCGACACCGAATTCTCGATGCAAACCACAGACCAAGACAGCATCGTCTACAAGTTTGGGATACTGCTGCTTGAGATAATCTCCGGTCGGTTGCCGTTCTCTGAAGACCATGGCCTACTTGTCCTCTGGGCTTCGAGCTATCTGGACGGCAAGAGACCGCTCAGTGCAATGCCTGATCCGATGCTCAGGGCGTCATCGTCCGTGCCTGATGAAGACTTGGCAGCACTGTGTGATGTTGTGAGGCTGTGCATAAACCGCGATACAGAGAAGAGGCCATCCATGAACGAGGTTGCAAGTCTGATGAAAGGTGTCATCAGATTGTCACCGGAGCAGACGACCCCGAGGAATAACCCGCTGTGGTGGGCTGAGCTTGAGATTATCTCCACGGAATCCACTTGA